The Ziziphus jujuba cultivar Dongzao chromosome 7, ASM3175591v1 genome includes a region encoding these proteins:
- the LOC107423728 gene encoding uncharacterized protein LOC107423728, protein MGSLEGGVTLKRDHPLLRSSSSTGRAERHPFLQRQRSRFSRFFFLKKLDYLQWICTVAVFLFFVVLFQMFLPGSVIEKSANTLGDGEFSSDELLFLKESGLLDFGDDIRFEPSKLLQKFQKEAKEAKFSIAFNTTLQRFGNRSPQLALVFADLSVDSQQLLMVTVAAALREIGYVIQVYSLEDGPVLNVWRNLGLPVSIVQTCDRAENIVDWLNYDGILVNSLEAKGIFSCFLQEPFKSLPLIWTVHESALATRSRKYTSKGQIELLNDWKRVFNRSTVVVFPNYVLPMIYSTFDAGNFFVIPGSPAEAWKTESLMALDKGYLRTKVGYGPKDVVVTIVGSEFLYRGLWLEHTIVLRALIPLVEDFSLYNTSSYLKIIVLSGDSMSNYSLVVEAIALHLKYPNGLVKHVPIDADADSVITTSDVVIYGSFLEEQSFPEILIQAMCLGKPVIAPNLSMIRKYVDDRVNGYLYPKEDIDVLSQIVLQVVSNGKLSPLAQNMASTGRDTAKNLMVLESIEGYASLLENVLRLPSEVAPPKAIAEIPLKLKEEWQWQLFEAVSNLKTLNTTLRSSIFLDNFEKQWNQTQRGKARPIPAADDWFIYSIWEDEKQIEIANSRKRREEEELKDRTDQSHGTWEEVYRNAKRTDRTKNDLHERDEGELERTGQPLCIYEPYFGEGTWPFLHQTSLYRGIGLSGKGRRPGTDDVDGSSRLALLNNAYYRDILGEYGAFFAIANRIDRIHKNAWIGFSSWRATARKASLSGIGENALLDAIQARRHGDALYFWVRMDTDVRNPLKQDFWSFCDSINAGNCRFAFSEAFKRMYGLKHNFDSLPPMPADGDTWSVMHSWALPTRSFLEFVMFSRMFVDALDAEMYDEHHSSGRCYLSLSKDKHCYSRLLELLINVWAYHSARRMVHVNPETGVMQEQHKFKSRRGQTWIKWFSYSTLKNMDEDLAEEADSDQPKRRWLWPSTGEVFWHGLYERERSLRNQQKERRKQKSREKLNRMRRRNRQKVIGKYVKPPPEETENSNTTLVTGI, encoded by the exons ATGGGTTCTCTGGAAGGTGGGGTTACGTTGAAGAGGGACCACCCTCTTCTTCGCTCTTCGTCGTCAACTGGTAGAGCTGAGAGACACCCATTTTTACAGAGACAGAGATCGAGGTTTTCGAGGTTTTTCTTCCTCAAAAAGCTAGATTATCTCCAATGGATTTGCACTGTCGCGGTATTCCTATTCTTCGTGGTACTTTTCCAGATGTTTTTACCTGGTTCGGTGATTGAAAAGTCGGCGAATACATTGGGAGATGGGGAATTCAGTTCAGATGAATTGCTGTTTCTTAAGGAGTCTGGTCTTTTGGATTTTGGGGATGACATTAGATTTGAACCTTCTAAGCTTTTGCAGAAATTCCAGAAAGAAGCTAAGGAGGCAAAATTTTCCATTGCTTTCAATACGACACTCCAACGCTTCGGGAATAGGAGTCCACAGCTTGCACTG GTCTTTGCCGATCTATCTGTTGATTCACAGCAATTATTGATGGTGACTGTTGCAGCTGCATTGCGGGAGATTGGATATGTAATTCAG GTTTATTCACTTGAAGATGGTCCTGTGCTTAATGTTTGGAGAAACTTAGGACTTCCGGTTAGCATAGTTCAAACCTGTGACAGGGCAGAAAATATTGTAGACTGGCTAAA CTATGATGGTATACTTGTGAATTCTCTTGAAGCAAAAGGCATCTTTTCCTG TTTTTTGCAGGAACCTTTCAAATCTTTACCTCTTATATGGACTGTCCATGAAAGTGCACTTGCTACTCGTTCAAGAAAATATACTTCAAAAGGGCAGATTGAGCTTTTAAATGACTGGAAAAGAGTCTTCAACCGTTCTACTGTTGTTGTCTTCCCAAACTATGTTCTCccg ATGATTTATTCCACGTTTGATGCTGGAAACTTTTTTGTCATTCCGGGTTCTCCTGCTGAAGCATGGAAGACAGAAAGTCTAATGGCCTTAGACAAAGGTTATTTGCGCACCAAGGTGGGATATGGTCCCAAAGATGTTGTTGTTACAATTGTTGGGAGTGAATTTTTGTACCGGGGTTTATGGTTGGAGCATACCATTGTTCTAAGAGCTTTAATACCACTTGTTGAGGACTTTTCTTTATATAATACTTCTTCTTATCTCAAAATCATTGTTCTGAGTGGGGATTCGATGAGTAACTACAGTTTGGTTGTGGAG GCCATTGCTCTTCACTTGAAGTACCCAAATGGCCTTGTGAAGCATGTCCCGATTGATGCAGATGCAGACAGTGTCATAACTACATCAGATGTTGTAATCTATGGGTCCTTCCTTGAAGAACAATCTTTTCCTGAGATTTTGATTCAAGCAATGTGCCTTGGGAAACCAGTCATTGCCCCCAATCTCTCCATGATCAGGAAATAT GTCGATGACAGGGTGAATGGTTACCTTTACCCTAAGGAGGATATTGACGTTCTTTCGCAAATTGTACTGCAAGTGGTCTCAAATGGAAAATTATCACCGCTAGCTCAAAATATGGCTTCGACAGGAAGAGATACTGCAAAGAACCTGATGGTGCTGGAAAGCATTGAGGGATATGCTTCGCTTCTTGAAAATGTTCTTAGGCTCCCATCAGAGGTTGCACCACCCAAGGCTATTGCAGAGATCCCTCTCAAATTGAAAGAAGAATGGCAATGGCAATTGTTTGAAGCagtatcaaatttgaaaacctTAAATACAACTTTGAGAAGCAGCATATTTTTGGACAATTTTGAGAAGCAGTGGAACCAAACTCAACGAGGGAAGGCTCGTCCTATTCCTGCAGCTGATGATTGGTTTATATACAGCATATGGGAGGATGAAAAACAAATTGAGATTGctaattccagaaaaagaagagaggaagaagag TTAAAGGATAGAACTGATCAATCTCATGGAACATGGGAGGAAGTATATCGAAATGCAAAAAGAACTGATCGAACTAAGAACGATTTGCACGAAAGGGATGAAGGGGAGCTTGAAAGGACAGGCCAGCCGCTGTGCATTTATGAACCTTATTTTGGTGAAGGAACTTGGCCCTTCCTGCACCAAACTTCTCTTTATCGAGGAATTGGGTTG TCGGGTAAAGGTAGAAGACCTGGGACAGATGATGTTGATGGATCTTCTCGTCTTGCACTTCTTAATAATGCGTACTATCGGGATATACTTGGTGAATATGGAGCCTTTTTCGCAATTGCAAACCGGATTGACCGGATACACAAAAATGCTTGGATAGGATTTTCTTCTTGGAGAGCGACTGCAAGGAAG GCATCTTTATCTGGAATTGGTGAAAATGCATTATTAGATGCTATTCAAGCTCGAAGGCATGGGGATGCACTCTACTTTTGGGTGCGGATGGACACTGATGTACGAAATCCTTTGAAACAAGATTTTTGGTCCTTCTGTGATTCTATAAATGCTGGAAATTGCAG GTTTGCTTTCTCTGAGGCTTTTAAGAGGATGTATGGCTTAAAGCATAATTTTGACTCCTTACCTCCCATGCCTGCTGATGGGGACACATGGTCTGTGATGCATAGCTGGGCTTTGCCAACTAGGTCCTTCCTGGAGTTCGTAATGTTTTCCAG AATGTTTGTGGATGCATTGGATGCTGAAATGTATGATGAGCACCATTCAAGCGGACGCTGTTATCTGAGTTTATCCAAA GACAAACATTGCTACTCACGCCTTCTTGAGCTGCTTATAAATGTCTGGGCTTACCATAGTGCAAGGCGGATGGTACATGTGAACCCTGAGACCGGTGTGATGCAAGAACAACACAAGTTCAAGAGTAGGAGAGGT
- the LOC107423737 gene encoding UDP-D-xylose:L-fucose alpha-1,3-D-xylosyltransferase MGP4 isoform X1, producing the protein MSALLHQRTIHNPLSDPYSKSPRSSSNSQRSFSVFSPVSLLVLLSLLVVLGVFLPWAGMPEGLFSLTKPSITKWRDYTLAQAVSFVAKNGTVIVCAVSQPYLPFLNNWLISISRQKHQDKVLVIAEDYATLYTINERWPGHAVLVPPAPDAQTAHKFGSQGFFNFTSRRPRHLLHILELGYNVMYNDVDMIWLADPFPYLKGNHDVYFTDDMAQVKPLNHSHDLPPPGKKGRTYICSCMIFLRPTNGAKLVMKKWIDELQAKPWSKAKKANDQPGFNWALNKTAGEVDLYLLPQAAFPTGGLYFKNQTWVQETKGRHVIIHNNYITGFEKKIKRFKDYGLWLVDDHALESPLGKLQEG; encoded by the exons ATGTCAGCATTGTTGCACCAAAGAACCATTCACAACCCGCTTTCAGATCCATATTCAAAATCCCCTCGTTCTTCATCGAATTCCCAGAGATCCTTTTCGGTTTTCAGCCCCGTCAGCCTTCTAGTTTTGCTATCTCTCCTGGTGGTTCTGGGTGTGTTTTTGCCATGGGCGGGCATGCCGGAGGGCCTATTCTCGCTTACCAAGCCGTCAATTACGAAGTGGCGGGATTACACACTCGCTCAAGCAGTTTCTTTTGTGGCCAAGAATGGGACCGTGATCGTCTGCGCTGTGAGCCAGCCTTATCTGCCGTTTCTTAACAACTGGTTGATTAGCATTTCTAGGCAGAAGCACCAGGATAAGGTTCTTGTGATCGCCGAGGACTATGCGACGCTCTATACGATCAACGAGCGCTGGCCTGGCCATGCCGTGCTCGTCCCTCCAGCACCTGATGCTCAAACTGCCCATAAGTTTGGTTCTCAG GGATTTTTCAACTTTACTTCCCGAAGGCCACGGCATCTACTGCATATTTTGGAGCTTGGTTACAATGTTATGTACAATGATGTTGATATGATCTGGTTGGCTGATCCCTTTCCTTACCTGAAAGGGAACCATGATGTGTACTTTACTGATGATATGGCCCAA GTGAAACCTCTGAACCACTCTCATGATTTGCCACCTCCAGGGAAGAAAGGACGCACTTACATCTGCAGCTGCATGATCTTCCTACGGCCAACAAATGGAGCGAAGCTAGTTATGAAGAAGTGGATTGATGAACTTCAAGCAAAGCCATGGTCTAAAGCTAAAAAAGCAAATGATCAGCCCGGCTTTAACTGGGCATTAAACAAAACTGCTGGAGAG GTGGATCTTTACCTGCTGCCCCAAGCAGCGTTTCCAACTGGAGGATTATACTTCAAGAACCAGACATGGGTGCAGGAAACTAAAGGCAGGCATGTTATAATCCACAATAATTATATCACAGGTTTCGAAAAGAAGATCAAACGCTTCAAAGACTATGGTCTCTGGCTGGTAGATGATCATGCTCTGGAATCCCCTCTTGGCAAATTACAAGAAGGCTAA
- the LOC107423737 gene encoding UDP-D-xylose:L-fucose alpha-1,3-D-xylosyltransferase MGP4 isoform X2, translating into MSALLHQRTIHNPLSDPYSKSPRSSSNSQRSFSVFSPVSLLVLLSLLVVLGVFLPWAGMPEGLFSLTKPSITKWRDYTLAQAVSFVAKNGTVIVCAVSQPYLPFLNNWLISISRQKHQDKVLVIAEDYATLYTINERWPGHAVLVPPAPDAQTAHKFGSQGFFNFTSRRPRHLLHILELGYNVMYNDVDMIWLADPFPYLKGNHDVYFTDDMAQVKPLNHSHDLPPPGKKGRTYICSCMIFLRPTNGAKLVMKKWIDELQAKPWSKAKKANDQPGFNWALNKTAGEVCCLSILFYCFSTLILILFDHFCPGGSLPAAPSSVSNWRIILQEPDMGAGN; encoded by the exons ATGTCAGCATTGTTGCACCAAAGAACCATTCACAACCCGCTTTCAGATCCATATTCAAAATCCCCTCGTTCTTCATCGAATTCCCAGAGATCCTTTTCGGTTTTCAGCCCCGTCAGCCTTCTAGTTTTGCTATCTCTCCTGGTGGTTCTGGGTGTGTTTTTGCCATGGGCGGGCATGCCGGAGGGCCTATTCTCGCTTACCAAGCCGTCAATTACGAAGTGGCGGGATTACACACTCGCTCAAGCAGTTTCTTTTGTGGCCAAGAATGGGACCGTGATCGTCTGCGCTGTGAGCCAGCCTTATCTGCCGTTTCTTAACAACTGGTTGATTAGCATTTCTAGGCAGAAGCACCAGGATAAGGTTCTTGTGATCGCCGAGGACTATGCGACGCTCTATACGATCAACGAGCGCTGGCCTGGCCATGCCGTGCTCGTCCCTCCAGCACCTGATGCTCAAACTGCCCATAAGTTTGGTTCTCAG GGATTTTTCAACTTTACTTCCCGAAGGCCACGGCATCTACTGCATATTTTGGAGCTTGGTTACAATGTTATGTACAATGATGTTGATATGATCTGGTTGGCTGATCCCTTTCCTTACCTGAAAGGGAACCATGATGTGTACTTTACTGATGATATGGCCCAA GTGAAACCTCTGAACCACTCTCATGATTTGCCACCTCCAGGGAAGAAAGGACGCACTTACATCTGCAGCTGCATGATCTTCCTACGGCCAACAAATGGAGCGAAGCTAGTTATGAAGAAGTGGATTGATGAACTTCAAGCAAAGCCATGGTCTAAAGCTAAAAAAGCAAATGATCAGCCCGGCTTTAACTGGGCATTAAACAAAACTGCTGGAGAGGTTTGTTGTCTTTCCATTCTCTTTTATTGCTTTTCTACTTTAATTTTAATA TTGTTTGATCATTTTTGTCCAGGTGGATCTTTACCTGCTGCCCCAAGCAGCGTTTCCAACTGGAGGATTATACTTCAAGAACCAGACATGGGTGCAGGAAACTAA
- the LOC107423738 gene encoding protein ABIL1, with protein MEVEQPRPVNPAMTFDEVSMERSKNFVKALQELKNLRPQLYSAAEYCEKSYLHSEQKQMVLDNLKDYAVRALVNAVDHLGTVAYKLTDLLEQQTLDVSSMELKVTCVNQQLLTCQTYTDKEGIRQQQLLAIIPRHHKHYVLPNSVNKKVHFSPLIQTDARQQHFQARSRLQPSSSPASKTLSWHLASETKSTLKGASHSPTSTEDTNISGKTSGVFNLLDNGESIPTKSSAAHLQLSSGVPASTAIMQTLARRDQIDGSRPLTAFRSFDNQNRREIVRVPVRSKSVLSAFFVKTKTTKMKAGSVS; from the exons ATGGAAGTGGAGCAGCCGAGACCAGTCAATCCGGCCATGACCTTCGATGAGGTCTCCATGGAGCGAAGCAAGAACTTCGTAAAGGCCTTACAG GAACTCAAGAACTTAAGGCCTCAACTTTATTCTGCAGCAGAATATTGTGAGAAGTCTTATCTCCATAGTGAGCAGAAGCAGAT GGTACTGGACAACCTGAAAGATTATGCTGTTCGAGCCCTAGTCAATGCTGTTGATCACCTTGGCACTGTAGCTTATAAGCTAACTGACCTTCTTGAGCAGCAAACATTAGATGTTTCATCCATGGAGCTTAAAGTTACTTGTGTAAATCAG CAACTTCTTACGTGCCAAACATATACGGATAAAGAAGGTATTAGGCAGCAACAACTGTTGGCAATAATTCCTAGGCATCACAAGCACTATGTTTTACCAA ATTCTGTCAATAAGAAGGTACATTTCAGTCCCCTCATACAGACTGATGCTAGGCAGCAACATTTTCAAGCAAGGTCTCGTCTTCAGCCTTCGA GCAGCCCTGCATCAAAAACTCTTTCCTGGCACTTGGCATCAGAAACAAAGTCTACACTGAAAGGGGCTTCACATTCTCCAACCAG CACTGAGGACACAAATATTTCTGGTAAAACTTCTGGTGTTTTCAATCTTTTAG ATAATGGAGAAAGTATCCCAACAAAATCCTCAGCTGCTCACCTCCAGCTATCAAGTGGAGTTCCTGCTTCTACTGCAATTATGCAAACTTTGGCACGCAGG GATCAGATCGATGGATCCAGACCTTTGACAGCATTCAGATCGTTTGACAACCAAAATCGCCGTGAGATTGTACGAGTTCCTGTTCGCAGCAAAAGTGTGCTATCAGCTTTCTTTGTCAAAACGAAAACAACTAAGATGAAAGCTGGGTCTGTCTCGTGA
- the LOC107423711 gene encoding uncharacterized protein LOC107423711, whose product MALFVNSPEISRVFWNPNPNPIHRKLKSIKILTNEKVGSNSRVRVWSRTKECELTVSESDQNINLYGQFSTTVKHGSKPSKEEEEKQEYYLNTGYAIRTLREEFPELFYRELSFDIYRDDIVFKDPLNTFVGIENYKSIFWALRFHGRIFFKALWVDIISVWQPVESVIMVRWTVHGIPRVPWESRGRFDGTSEYKLDKKGKIFEHRVDNVILNSPPKFRVLGVEAIIQALGCPSPPRPTYFEESLSSPTKET is encoded by the exons ATGGCCCTTTTCGTTAATTCACCCGAAATTTCCAGAGTCTTTTGGAACCCTAACCCTAATCCGATCCATAGAAAGCTCAAAAGCATCAAAATCTTGACAAATGAGAAGGTCGGATCTAATTCTAGGGTTCGGGTTTGGTCTAGAACCAAAGAATGCGAACTTACGGTTTCTGAATCTGATCAGAATATAAATTTGTACGGGCAGTTCTCGACTACCGTGAAGCATGGTTCCAAGCCGagcaaagaagaagaggagaagCAGGAGTACTATTTGAATACGGGCTATGCGATTCGGACTTTAAGAGAGGAGTTTCCTGAGCTCTTCTACAGAGAGCTTAGCTTCGACATATACag GGATGATATTGTGTTCAAAGATCCTCTCAATACTTTTGTGGGCATTGAAAACTATAAGTCTATCTTCTGGGCACTACGATTTCATGGCAGAATATTTTTTAAGGCTTTGTGGGTTGATATCATTAGTGTATGGCAGCCTGTGGAGAGTGTCATTATGGTTCGCTGGACAGTCCATGGCATCCCACGAGTCCCATGGGAGAGTCGTGGTCGATTTGATGGTACCTCTGAATACAAACTTGACAAGAAAGGAAAGATATTCGAGCATCGTGTTGATAACGTTATTCTCAATTCACCTCCAAAGTTCCGGGTGCTGGGTGTGGAAGCTATTATCCAAGCTCTTGGCTGCCCTTCACCTCCAAGACCAACATATTTTGAAGAGTCATTATCTTCACCTACAAAGGAAACTTAG
- the LOC107423731 gene encoding delta(8)-fatty-acid desaturase 2: protein MAGERKYITAEELQKHNKAGDLWISIQGKVYNVTDWAKDHPGGDVPLLNLAGQDVTDAFIAYHPGTAWQYLAKFSTGYYLKDFEVSEVSKDYRRLYSEFSKLGLFEKKGHGIMYSLICVAIMLCLVVYGVLKTESVLVHMGCAVILGFLWMQSAYVGHDSGHYQIMTTPGYTKIAQMLAGNCLTGISIAWWKWTHNAHHISCNSLDYDPDLQHIPVFAVSSSFFNSITSVFYGRKLTFDPLARFLVSYQHFTFYPVMIVARINLYVQTFLLLFSKRPIPDRALNILGIFVFWAWFPLLVSYMPTWSERIMFVLLSFTVTSVQHIQFCLNHFSADVYVGPPSGNDWFEKQTGGTLDIACSSWMDWFFGGLQFQLEHHLFPRLPRCQLRKISPLVQELCKKHNLPYRSLSFWDANVSTIRTLRTAALQARCPTNPVKNLLWEAVNTHG, encoded by the coding sequence ATGGCAGGTGAGAGGAAGTACATTACAGCCGAAGAGCTTCAGAAGCACAACAAGGCTGGAGATTTGTGGATCTCTATCCAGGGTAAGGTTTACAATGTCACTGATTGGGCTAAGGATCATCCTGGCGGAGATGTGCCTCTCTTGAATTTGGCTGGTCAGGATGTCACTGATGCTTTTATAGCTTATCATCCTGGCACTGCTTGGCAATACCTTGCCAAGTTCTCCACTGGGTATTATCTGAAAGATTTCGAGGTCTCTGAGGTTTCCAAGGATTACAGGAGGCTTTATTCGGAGTTTTCTAAACTCGGTTTGTTTGAAAAGAAAGGCCATGGGATTATGTACTCTCTGATATGCGTTGCGATTATGCTCTGCCTTGTTGTCTATGGCGTCTTGAAAACTGAGAGTGTTTTGGTCCATATGGGATGTGCTGTGATTTTGGGATTTCTCTGGATGCAGAGTGCTTATGTGGGTCACGATTCCGGTCATTACCAGATCATGACGACCCCAGGTTACACCAAGATTGCTCAGATGTTGGCTGGGAATTGCCTCACTGGGATCAGCATTGCCTGGTGGAAGTGGACACATAATGCCCACCACATCTCCTGCAACAGCCTCGATTACGATCCAGATCTCCAGCACATTCCGGTCTTCGCTGTGTCATCGAGCTTCTTCAATTCTATCACATCCGTCTTCTATGGAAGGAAGTTGACTTTCGATCCATTGGCTAGGTTCCTCGTGAGTTACCAGCATTTCACATTTTATCCGGTCATGATCGTCGCGAGGATCAACTTGTACGTGCAAAcattcttgttgttgttctcAAAGCGACCGATCCCAGATAGAGCTTTGAACATACTGGGAATCTTCGTTTTCTGGGCTTGGTTTCCTCTCCTTGTTTCTTATATGCCCACATGGAGCGAGAGGATCATGTTTGTGCTGCTGAGCTTTACTGTGACATCGGTGCAGCATATTCAGTTCTGTTTGAACCATTTCTCTGCAGATGTTTATGTAGGACCTCCCAGCGGGAATGATTGGTTCGAGAAGCAGACCGGTGGGACTTTGGATATTGCTTGCTCATCTTGGATGGACTGGTTCTTCGGTGGATTGCAGTTTCAGCTTGAGCACCATTTGTTTCCCCGCCTACCCCGTTGCCAATTGAGGAAGATTTCTCCTTTGGTTCAAGAGCTATGCAAGAAGCACAATTTGCCTTATAGAAGCTTGTCCTTCTGGGATGCCAATGTTTCTACCATAAGGACTCTTAGGACTGCTGCCCTGCAGGCTCGTTGCCCTACCAACCCTGTTAAGAATTTGCTTTGGGAAGCTGTAAATACTCATGGATGA
- the LOC112492524 gene encoding hevamine-A-like, giving the protein MAPKLSISLAFLTSLVLALAIRTNAGGIAIYWGQNGNEGTLAETCATNDYDFVLIAFLATFGNGQTPMINLAGHCDPYTNGCTHLSSDIKSCQANGIKVILSIGGGAGSYYLASSGDASQVATYLWNNFLGGSSSSRPLGDAVLDGIDFDIEGGTNQHWDDLARYLSEYSKQGKKVYLTAAPQCPYPDAWIGGALKTGLFDYVWVQFYNNPPCQYSSGDINNLENAWKQWTSDIPATKIFLGLPAAPAAAGSGFIPVDDLTSKVLPAIKSSNKYGGVMLWSKYYDDQTKYSSVIKSHV; this is encoded by the coding sequence ATGGCACCAAAGTTGTCAATTTCACTGGCATTCCTCACTTCTCTGGTTTTAGCACTGGCAATTAGAACAAATGCCGGGGGAATAGCTATCTACTGGGGCCAGAATGGGAATGAGGGTACACTTGCAGAAACTTGTGCTACTAATGACtatgattttgttttaataGCTTTTCTTGCAACATTTGGAAATGGTCAGACACCAATGATCAATCTAGCTGGGCATTGTGATCCATACACTAATGGTTGCACTCACTTGAGCTCTGATATAAAATCATGTCAAGCAAACGGGATTAAGGTGATCCTATCCATTGGAGGAGGAGCAGGTAGCTACTACCTTGCCTCCTCTGGGGATGCTAGCCAAGTAGCAACTTATCTTTGGAATAATTTCCTTGGGGGAAGTTCGTCCTCTCGTCCACTTGGTGATGCTGTTCTGGATGGTATTGACTTTGATATTGAAGGAGGAACAAACCAACATTGGGATGATCTTGCAAGGTACCTCTCTGAATACAGCAAACAAGGGAAGAAGGTGTACCTAACTGCAGCTCCTCAATGCCCTTACCCAGATGCTTGGATTGGAGGTGCCCTCAAAACTGGCCTTTTCGACTATGTCTGGGTCCAGTTTTACAACAATCCTCCCTGCCAGTACTCCTCCGGAGACATAAACAATCTTGAAAATGCATGGAAGCAGTGGACTTCAGATATCCCTGCCACCAAGATTTTCCTAGGACTACCAGCAGCTCCTGCAGCTGCTGGAAGTGGCTTCATTCCAGTGGATGACCTTACTTCTAAAGTGCTTCCAGCAATCAAGAGTTCCAACAAGTATGGAGGAGTAATGCTGTGGTCCAAGTATTATGATGATCAAACTAAGTACAGTTCTGTCATCAAGAGTCATGTATAA
- the LOC107423732 gene encoding hevamine-A-like, translating to MAFRSLISVSTSLPLIILMLIAGSDAGKIVIYWGQNGNEGTLAETCATGNYDFVNIAFLPTFGDGRTPMLDLSGHCDAYSNGCTGLSSDIKSCQAKGIKVILSIGGGAGSYSLSSSADAKQVATYLWNNFLGGQSSSRPLGPAVLDGIDFDIEGGTNQYWGDLARYLSGYSKKGKKVYLTAAPQCPFPDAWIGNALKTGLFDYVWVQFYNNPPCQYVSGDVTNLENAWKQWVSDIPATMIFLGLPASTQAAGSGFIAAGDLISKVLPAIKGSHKYGGVMLWSKYYDDQTGYSSSIKSHV from the coding sequence ATGGCATTCAGGTCACTAATCTCGGTGTCCACATCCCTCCCTTTAATAATTCTGATGCTCATAGCTGGTTCAGATGCCGGAAAAATCGTCATTTATTGGGGTCAGAATGGCAATGAGGGCACATTAGCAGAGACCTGTGCCACAGGAAACTATGACTTTGTGAACATAGCTTTCCTACCAACTTTTGGCGATGGTCGGACCCCAATGTTGGATCTATCAGGCCATTGTGATGCATATAGTAATGGATGCACCGGCTTAAGCTCCGACATTAAATCTTGTCAAGCCAAAGGCATAAAAGTGATACTCTCAATAGGAGGAGGAGCTGGGAGCTACTCTCTGTCTTCCTCCGCTGATGCAAAGCAAGTTGCCACTTACCTTTGGAACAACTTCTTGGGGGGACAATCATCTTCTAGGCCACTCGGACCAGCTGTTCTAGATGGGATCGATTTTGACATCGAAGGAGGGACAAACCAGTACTGGGGTGATCTTGCTAGGTACCTTTCAGGATACAGCAAAAAGGGCAAGAAAGTGTACTTGACCGCAGCTCCACAATGCCCTTTCCCTGATGCTTGGATCGGAAATGCACTCAAAACTGGCCTATTCGATTACGTTTGGGTTCAGTTCTACAACAACCCACCTTGCCAATACGTTTCAGGGGATGTTACTAATCTTGAAAATGCATGGAAACAGTGGGTTTCTGATATCCCTGCCACTATGATTTTCCTTGGCCTCCCTGCTTCGACTCAAGCAGCTGGGAGTGGTTTCATTGCAGCAGGAGATCTTATATCCAAGGTGCTTCCTGCCATTAAAGGTTCTCACAAGTATGGAGGGGTTATGTTGTGGTCTAAGTACTATGATGATCAGACAGGATATAGTTCTTCCATCAAGAGCCATGTctga
- the LOC107423726 gene encoding probable membrane-associated kinase regulator 6, whose product MEPSRPLAVESFSESWLSDAARFSFFSGFDEKSFGRSPKSTSYATTIGTRKTLANRFNEESHNFDFGINPAASECQPYLVHADELFSDGLIRPIFGNPLATQVSNYTRASNISPSLHVSSISLKNGNPNIQISCCWYLGRWRKLVSKRILKKIFGYLLVVPFCHKIGGSRKSVKVDDIGLRTMEVRSMNNSPQTSPHRSRVRVYSAVDWYDSESSINDAILHCKKSIGN is encoded by the exons ATGGAACCGTCACGACCTTTGGCCGTTGAAAGTTTTTCAGAGAGTTGGCTATCAGATGCTGCAAGGTTCTCATTTTTCAGTGGCTTTGATGAAAAATCCTTTGGAAGATCTCCTAAGAGTACGTCCTATGCGACCACCATCGGTACCAGAAAAACACTGGCAAATAGATTTAATGAAGAATCCCACAACTTTGATTTTGGCATTAATCCAGCTGCTTCTGAGTGTCAACCTTATCTTGTTCATGCAGATGAACTTTTTTCTGATGGCCTTATTAGACCCATATTTGGTAATCCATTAGCGACACAAGTCTCCAATTACACCAGAGCTTCCAATATTTCACCATCCTTGCAtgtttcttcaatttctttgaaaaatggaAACCCGAATATTCAAATTAGTTGTTGTTGGTACTTAGGAAGATGGAGAAAATTAGTATCTAAGAGGatcttgaaaaagatttttgGGTATCTGTTGGTTGTACCTTTTTGCCATAAAATAGGAGGTTCAAGGAAAAGTGTAAAGGTTGATGATATCGGTTTGAGAACAATGGAAGTTAGGAGCATGAACAATTCACCACAAACATCTCCACATCGAAGCAGAGTCAGAGTCTACTCAGCAGTTGATTGGTATGATAGTGAGAGCTCAATAAATGATGCAATTCTGCATTGCAAAAAATCAATAG GAAACTGA